Below is a window of Leptolyngbya sp. CCY15150 DNA.
TCTGCAAATAGTCGCGGACAATCGGCAGATGACGTTTCCGAGTCGCAGAAGCGTCATACTGACTCAAATCTTGCTGGGTGATGGGTGATTGAGTACTGGTGACCAGGTGCCGGATAATTTTGGCAGGGACATGGGCTAAGGCAATGCCGTAGCCTAATCGCTGAAAAGTCTTCAGTAACATGAGAAAGTTCAACCGGGTGGCCGCATTCCGAGTGACTCGCCGAGCAAGGGCCAATTCTTCCAGAGTCGGTGTGTAGAGACGCAGCAAATCTTTCTCGGTTGGATTGCTTTTGAGCCGTGGATAGGCGGTATCTTCGGGGCTTGGCACGACACAGAAAGCGCTCAATTAGGATATGAGCAGTGTTATACCAAGGCGTCTGGTCGTTTCCACCTAATATTCGAGCACCTTAAATACTACAAAATGT
It encodes the following:
- a CDS encoding DUF4158 domain-containing protein — encoded protein: MPSPEDTAYPRLKSNPTEKDLLRLYTPTLEELALARRVTRNAATRLNFLMLLKTFQRLGYGIALAHVPAKIIRHLVTSTQSPITQQDLSQYDASATRKRHLPIVRDYLQMTVFGQKAHETMIQALEMAVTAKHDLVDLINIAIEELVRQCFELPGFSTLERAARTVRKVHSKQLYQQVSEALTSAERQQLVRFLGRG